The following proteins are co-located in the Branchiostoma lanceolatum isolate klBraLanc5 chromosome 16, klBraLanc5.hap2, whole genome shotgun sequence genome:
- the LOC136422312 gene encoding ARF GTPase-activating protein GIT2-like isoform X4, producing MTARMNRRMANEVCGDCGTAEPGWASINRGVLLCDDCCSVHRSLGRHISQVRSLQHSNWATSLLTMVQQLVTSGANSIWEHSLLDPAMARSTKRKPSPNDSLSTKADFTKAKYQYLAFVHRLPCREDDDSTMQDLSKQLHSSVRTGSLETSLRLLSLGADVNFFHPERGATPLHVAASAGQTGQVELLIVHGADPGALDINSKTPIQCAKEAGFSDLYERLTACQFELTDRLIYYLCGRKPDHLSGQHFIIPEMADSSLDRSELAKQARKKLQALSNRQFEELAMDVYDEVDRREMDAVWLTTQNHSALVMDRTVVPFLPVNPEFSSTRNQGRQKLARFNAREFATLIIDILIDARRRQQPGGQHGSVSDAPMTREEMAMALGRMSGFSDEEPVYDSVASDEDDLENQRLSDAKGQRAESMASSDLSDGPITLEEYLQVKKALAASDARVQQLVQLKQQQQQEISLLQSMVQKLMQENANLRTQVASAQVAANKQEGNAENNNSASSRSGRDRPISMFEPRAAPKELSAWKEMGKLPSTEDLVAGMPSSIQRDMGVAGAGAQDDSKDKQASDAASDYDNNPQDEQERQQGVEGGGEGDNPDPLGEAPTPSDKEGGEERKGLLKT from the exons ATGACAGCGAGAATGAACCGGCGGATGGCTAACGAAGTCTGCGGTGACTGTGGCACGGCAGAGCCGGGGTGGGCGAGTATAAACCGCGGGGTGTTGTTGTGTGACGACTGTTGTAGTGTGCACAGGAGCTTGGGAAGGCACATATCACAG GTGCGGTCTCTCCAGCATAGCAACTGGGCCACCAGCCTCCTCACCATGGTGCAGCAGCTCGTCACCAGCGGAGCCAACTCCATATGGGAACATTCATTACTGG ACCCAGCCATGGCCAGGAGTACCAAGAGGAAACCGTCTCCTAACGACTCTCTGAGTACCAAGGCTGACTTCACCAAGGCGAAGTACCAGTACCTGGCCTTCGTACACAGGCTACCCTGCAGGGAGGACGACGACTCCACCATGCAG GACCTGAGTAAGCAGCTCCACTCCAGCGTGCGGACAGGCAGCCTGGAGACCAGCCTGCGTCTCCTGTCCCTGGGGGCAGACGTCAACTTCTTCCACCCGGAGAGGGGGGCCACGCCCCTGCACGTGGCGGCGTCGGCAGGACAGACTGGGCAG GTGGAGCTGCTAATAGTGCACGGTGCAGATCCTGGTGCACTGGACATCAACAGTAAGACCCCGATCCAGTGTGCCAAGGAGGCGGGGTTCAGCGACCTGTACGAGCGGCTGACGGCCTGTCAGTTTGAGCTGACTGACAGGCTGATCTACTACCTGTGCGGGAGGAAACCCGATCACCTGAGTGGACAACACTTCATCATACCTGAGATGGCAGACAGTAGTTTGGACAG GTCGGAGTTGGCGAAACAGGCGCGGAAGAAGCTGCAGGCTCTGAGTAACCGTCAGTTCGAGGAGCTGGCGATGGACGTGTACGACGAGGTGGACAGACGAGAGATGGACGCCGTCTGGCTTACAACACAG AACCACAGTGCTTTAGTGATGGACCGGACGGTGGTGCCATTCTTACCCGTCAACCCTGAGTTCTCCTCCACCAGGAACCAGGGCAGGCAGAAACTCGCCAGGTTCAACGCTCGCGAGTTCGCCACACTCATCATCGACATCCTGATCGATGCACGCAGGAGACAACAGCCAGGGGGACag CATGGTTCTGTGTCTGATGCACCAATGACAAGAGAGGAGATGGCAATGGCGCTGGGTCGGATGAGCGGCTTCAGCGACGAGGAGCCGGTGTACGACAGCGTAGCTTCTGACGAGGACGACCTTGAAAACCAGAGGCTCTCTGATGCCAAAG GTCAAAGGGCAGAGAGCATGGCCTCGTCTGACCTGTCTGACGGCCCCATCACCCTGGAGGAGTACCTGCAGGTGAAGAAGGCGCTGGCGGCGTCAGATGCGCGGGTGCAGCAGCTGGTGCAGCtgaagcagcagcagcagcaggagATCAGCCTGCTGCAGTCCATGGTCCAGAAACTCATGCAG GAAAATGCCAACCTGCGGACCCAGGTGGCCTCAGCCCAGGTCGCTGCCAACAAGCAGGAGGGGAACGCCGAGAACAACAACTCAGCATCCTCCCGGTCCGGCCGCGACAGACCCATCTCCATGTTCGAACCTCGAGCTGCTCCTAAGGAACTGAGTGCGTGGAAGGAAATGG GTAAGCTGCCGTCCACAGAGGACCTGGTCGCGGGGATGCCATCCAGCATTCAGAGGGACATGGGTGTGGCAGGGGCGGGGGCGCAGGATGACAGTAAGGACAAACAAGCTAGCGACGCCGCGAGCGATTACGATAATAACCCTCAGGACGAACAGGAAAGGCAGCAAGGTGTGGAGGGAGGGGGTGAGGGAGATAATCCCGACCCCCTGGGGGAAGCCCCCACCCCCTCAGACAAGGAAGGCGGGGAGGAAAGGAAAG GCTTACTAAAAACATAG